In Rosa rugosa chromosome 4, drRosRugo1.1, whole genome shotgun sequence, the genomic stretch cactatagAATTTTAAATCTATGTGTTTAGAGTTGTTGgatcttttactgtttttaccaaaaaatactGCAGCCTCATTATCACAAAATATTTTCAATGCATCTGAACCAATTGAACTTAATACTTTAGTATGCAATAGAAAATTTTTGATCCACAAGCTTTCACAGACTCCTTCATAAATGGCTATGAACTCAGCCTGCATAGTGGAGGTTGAAATCAATGActgtttcatggttttccatgcaacagcccctcctgcaagcatgaagACATAACCTGATGTGGACTTTTTAGAATCCGGATAATGGCCTGCAAAATCTGAATCAGTATAGCCAACAAGTTCAAGCTTCTTAACTTGTCTGTAAACCAACATGTGagattttgttttctgcagATATCTAAGTACTTTCTTTCCTGCAACCCAGTGCTCATGACTAGGATTAGACTGAAATCTAGATAAAATTCCAACTGCAAATGATaaatcaggtctagtgcagaccTGTGCATACATTAGGCTACCAATTAACCTAGCATAAGGCTTGCTTTCCATATCAGACATCTTCCCcccatttttagaatttttgtttttagacaGTTTGTCACCTTTGGTCATAGGAGCATCACCTGATGCACAAGACTCCATTCCAAATCTCTTTAACACTTTTGTGATGTAATTGTGTTGAGATAAGCCTAATAAGCCTTGTGCCCTGTCTCTCTTAATTTCAATTCCTAAAACATAGGATGCctcacccaaatctttcatgtcaaaatttttAGACAGAAAAGCTTTGGTATCTTTAAGCAATTTTATGTCAGTGCTAGCTAAAagaatatcatctacatacagtataagaaaaataaaatttttcccAGCTGTCTTAATGTACACACATTCATCTACaatattttctgaaaagccaaaagatgaaatcactgaatcAAACTTCTTATACCATTGTCTAGAAGCCTGCTTAAGTCCATAAATTGATCTTTTCAGTTTGCATACATGATCTTCTTTTCCTATTTTCACAAAACCTTCAGGTTGTTTCATATATATGACCTCATCTAACTctccattcaaaaaggctgttttcacatccatttgatgcaGCTCCATATTATAATGTGCTACTAGAGCCATTATAATCCTAAATGAGTCTTTAGTTGAAACTGGAGAGAATGTTTCTGTATAGTCTATGCCTTCTTTTTGTGTAAAACCCTTAGCTACTAGCCTGGCTTTATGCCTTTCTATATTaccatttgcatctctctttgtcttaaacacccacttgcagcctatTGGTTTTTGGTTGAGGTTTGGTCTGACTAGTTCCCATACTGAATTTTGCTTCATTGACTCGATCTCAGCCTTCATGGCCTTCTGCCATTCTTCAACTTCATGACTCTCAATAGCTTGCTTGAAGCTTGAAGGATCGTTATCTTCACCTAGGATATCAGTTTCTTGCAGGTACACTACAAAATCACTATCTTCCCCATATActggtcttctctctctctgggaTCTCCTAGGCTGAGATGGAATTTGTTCTTCTGCAGGGTTATTTTCTAAATGGATATTATTCATAGGTTCATCTGTATGAGGTTCTAAGGCTACTGGTTCTTCTAAAACTTGATTTTGGCTTTGAGTTTCTGTATCTGCATTATTTGACTGAATTAAAGGCAAGAtgttctgtaaattttcgttttCAGTAATTTCTTCTAACTCTAAAGACAAGTCTTCAAAATTAGTATTACTGTAACCTTCATCCAAAAATTTTGCTTGATGAGTTTCAAAAGTTCTGGTAAAATTTTGAGCTGCATAGAAcctatagcctttagatttctcACAGTAGCCAATAAAATGGCAACTGACTGTTTTGGATTCAAGCTTCTGTGTTTGTGCATTTGGCAACTTTGCCTCAGCCTTGCATCCCCACACATGGCAGTGATGCAAGCTAGGTTGCCTTCCACACCACAACTCAAAAGGTGTCTTGTCTACTGATTTACTAGGTGATctattgcaaatataatttgcagtcttAAGAGCTTCACCCCATAAAAATATAGGTAGACCTGTAGTGCACATCATACTTCTCACCATGTTTAACAATGTCCTATTTTTCCTCTCTGCTACTCCATTTTGTGTAGGATTATAGGGAGTTGTGTACTGAGCCTTAATGCCATTTTCCTGTAAATATAGTGCAAAAGGACCCTTTTGCTGGCCTGCTTCAGTGTGTTTTCCATAGAACTCCCCTCCCCTATCAGATCTCACTAACTTAATTTTCTTCTCTAGCTGCAATTCAACTTCAGttttataaattttgaatgcatctagagcttgtgatttttctgataGTAAATAGATATAGCAGTACCTGGAAAAATCGTCTATGAatgtgatgaagtaaaaatttcCACAGATAGTTTTGTGTTTAAATGGACCACATATGTCTGTATGTATTAATTCTAATAGGTTTTGACTTCTTAAGGCCTTTTTCTTTCTGTAGTTTGTCAATTTCCCTTTAAAACACTCAATGCAGTCATTTAAATCTGTATAATCCAATGCaggtaaaattttatttttcttgagtGTTTTCAGTCTTTCTTTGGATATATGGCCTAATCTTCTATGCCATATATTTGCAGACTTATTATTGAACAATGTTCTCTTTGTACCTGTGACAGTGTTATTCTTTATAgtgttttgattattttcaatcaaCATAATCTCCTGTTGAGCAACAGAACAATCTAATTTCAAATAATCATGCATAAACACACCACAGCCAAGATAATTTGAACCCTGAAATAACTTTATTCCACTGAAATCAATAATGAGTTTGCAACCAATCTTAACTAAAAGACCTACTGAAATCAAATTCCTTTTCAAGGAAGGAATATAATAAACACtatctagaaaaagaaaatttcctaAGCCTAAATCAATCTTCAGAGTCCCAATGGCCTTAACTGCTACTCTCGAACCATTTCCCACACAAACTTGGACCTcacttttctttggtgtcctccTGTTTGTTAAACCCTGCAAGGAATTCGTAATGTGTATGGGTGAGCCTGAGTCTAACCAGTAAGAGTGAGATGCTATattaacaaaattaacttcTAGAGAAAAGACAGAATTTGGAAAAGACTCACCCTTCTTTATCATCCAAGCCTTGAAACCACTGCAGTCTCTCTTCATGTGCCCTATTTTCTTGCAAAAATAGCACTTAAACTTAAAAGGTCTCTCAGCTTTGTGTTCTGCAGGTTTGCCAGGTACTTTAGTGGTGGTAGTCTTCTTGGCCTTAAGTTTGTTCTGTTTCTTCCACTTAGGCTTCTCAACTAGGTTGACTGCAGTAGTTGGTCTGCCTTCCTTCctgattctctcttcctctactACACAGATAGAAATTAACTTGTTTAAGTCCCAGTTAGACTCTTGGGCATGGTAGGAGGTTCTCAGGTTACTGTAGGTGTTAGGCAATGACTGGAGTGCCACATGCACTACCTGAGAGTCTTTAACTCCCATGTCTAAATCCCTCAGCCTCGAGTTGAGGTCAATCAGCTCCATAATGTGCTCCCTCACACTTCCTTTTCCTGAAAACTCCAGCTCATTAAATCTTTTGGATAGCCTAGCAGCCTCAGCTTTGTCACTCTCCTGATATTTATCTCCTATGGCTTCTAGGAAATCCATGGCAAGCTCTGGCTCAATGATCGAGCCCCTAACTGTGTCAGACATAGAGGTTCTTATCACATTTTTGGCTTTCCTGTTGGAGCTATACCACTCCTTATAGTATTTTCTATCTTCTTCTGTGCTCTCAGTGTCTAGCTCTAATGGTTGTTCCTCAATCAAGCAAAGATCCATGTTTTGATGCATAGACAGATAAAATTCaacttggtttctccacttcTTATAATTCCATCCATTAAGCAACTGAATTTGGCctatagtgaccacatttagacctaaaaacacagaaaaataaagaaaataagattTCTGCAGTAAAACTTTTATCTGTGTGTTAATCTTTAAAACAAAATCATGTATTTGAATAACACAACCAAAATAAAGCAAAAGacataaaattcaaaaacagtCATGAGCTTTAATTTATGCAGATACATGATTAGTTTTTATAAAACCCCATAACTGAATTAATATCAAGTAACACCTTTGTGGcataaaactcaacattctaAAGTTCTAAATCACCATACTGCATTTTACAAAAATCAGTCATTCCTTGAATCAGTCAAGATCTTTGGACAAGAAAAGCTTCAAGGTATCTAAATAGATAGTTGTGATTACATATGATGCTGTTCTGCATTCAAAATTACACAGTGAAcaacttctttggaagacaaaATATAAGTGCAATTTTAAATGCAGTAACACAAGTTTCAGTTTTGTTAATACTCAAATTTTGTAAAATGACAGTGAAGATTTGCTTTGTGCAAAATAATCAATATAATTTTCCAAGAATCACAAAACTAGAATTAATAACCATATGCTCAGTTTCTGTATGAACTTATTAATTTATGCTATGATAATAACAATACTGCAGATTTTAATGTTGGGAGATATATTTCTAGTTGTTAACTAAAAACCATAGCAtacttaaaacaaacaatactcaatcAAAATCATCAAATCATACCATCACAGTAACCATATCATTCTCAATTCCACACTTTTCATCACACGATCACAGTGAGACATTCAACCATATATGCAGAATTTCTTCAATATGCATGATCAATCATTCCAAATATGATtatgacaaccctttccatatgcTAAACAGTAATCCatatgacaaccctttccatatgcAGAAATTTAAATACAAGTTCTGGGATTCCCAATGAACATACCTTGGCCTCTGCTACAGCGCTGCAACAATTATTTTATAGCGgaagcaaaaagaaaacaagcaacAATTTCAACCCTTCCATATGATTCAATCAATTCTAAAAGAGGGGTCTTGAATCCCATAACTGAGAATTCATCTCAGTAAGCCCTATCTTAACCCGATACCTAAAGCAAAAGTGACCGTTATGTTCTAACGGTAATATTCTTTAAATATGTAAATTCTGGACTCGGGTTTTGGGCCTGTTTAATGAGTTGGATTAGTACTAAAACCGGGTTAAAATCACTTAAGGCCTGCTTTAGTCTAAatagaaaatatattttattttccagaaaATAATTTTCATAGTATGGTTTtctgaatcaaatcaaaacgcatgatatgtgttttatgaaattcctaagctctgataccaattgttaatTCTATatgatgcatcaaccaacacatCTACCACAAGACCATATCATACAACACATACACAATATGAATTAAACCAGCTGCACAACATCCACACATAAACTGCAGAATAGCTTTCCTAGTGGAACTAGTACTCCACCTGCATCATTGGCGCTTTGGATCCCTGCAGAAACAACTTGACCAAGGTTAGACATCTTGAGCAACTGGAAACGAGAATGAATAGTAGCAGAACTAGAGCAGAAAGCCTTCTGTatgtcaacaccaaaagcttcagaatggggctgaaCAAAATGCTTGACAACGGTGATGAATACAGGGACTTTGCTCCCTATTTATATTGGCCAATAAACCCGAGCTagactcatcccataaggagtccaGTACTTGCTTCATGTTTATCTTGATAGGAGACTTAGAATCTATCACAAATACTTAATGTAATTCAGGTTGATTACAAATGAGTTCCCTACTTCTACTAGGAGATATATACCCACGTAGATAACTGGAATTAGAGTTATATTCATGTACTTCTTGTTATTTACATAGGATTAAATCAACTGGTTTTATCTCAATGTGATTTAGATAATGTTAAGTCCACATATTCTAACACTTTTATCTGAACTATGTGCTACAAGCCTAGCTATGACTTGCTGCAAAGTTTATTTTGGTATTTCTATTTTCAATTTGAACAATGTGAATGCTTGGTAATCGACTCTGTTTGACACAACACTGTGCATCAGCATGCATGTCTATATTTTGTCATGAGGACTTTCTGCTAGCTGAAGATTGCACATCTTTTTCAACATACATGTGTAAATGTTTTAACAGTCTTGTAAAATGGAAATACCCGTCCTTTGTAAAAGTGAAAATAGGCTACAACTAAGAGAACCAAGAAAGTTAACTTTTTCTCCAAAAATTCACCTTCAGGCCTCAAAGTTTCCATAACAAACCTGGTCCAGTAACAGTGTGTTAGAGCGTATATATGCACAATAATTTGAGGGGTTATTCAGTCTTCACAAAACATACACCAATTTCCATTTTTATACATATTCCCAAGAACTTTAAGCAAAAATTTATTCAAAGTTCCAAGGCAGCAACATACCCTTGCTGGATTTACAACAAAGATGCGCGAGAGGAGATGCCTACAGCCTTGAGATATGTGAACATACCCTTTCACCTTACTACTCTtgttagaagaagaagaaataagatTGAAGGGCTTTATGGTAATCAACAGCAGTGGCACACTGATAAAAGTTCTATGAAGAATATTGCTGTCACCTTGAATATCAGAAGCAAGAACTTATCAAACCAATGTTCATCAATTGCAGTCGTCTCTGAGAAATAGGGTGGACCAATGATTTCCAACCATCAATTACTTCGCATAGGAGTTTTTGAAGAAACAGAAATACAAATGTCAATCCTTTTCTATACAAACATATAAATTGTTCAATATTTTGCACTTACAAGTTACAACCTTGAGGACATGGCGTACGATACTTTACTACCAACAGATGTACATACTTTGACCTGTGACTATATTATTTCCAATGATACAATTCTGTTGTTAAAGTGGGTCACAAAAAAATATAACAACTCGAACTGGATCAAATTGTGCAATTTTCAcatgatattaaaaaaaaaaaaaaagttaggagATGCCTGTGCATGACAGAGGCAACAATCTCCATATATGATCAGATATACAAAAACTGGCATGCTTCAGTCCATTGTCATGAATTCTCTTGTGATGACCAGATAGTTGCACATTCTACAATATAATTGTACGCATCAGACAGGTACTTGATAGGATGGATCAACCAATTTCAAGATGAACAGGTTTCCTTTATCACCTCTTGAGACACTGTCAATAGTAATGACCGAACAAGTTGTCAGTAAATGTAGATGAAACAGAAATTCTACAAGAAAAGGCAGCAAACATCAACTAATCTAATAACAGAACTCATTTACAGTGTATATAACCTTGCGACAAGATCATATGTAGCTCTATCCAATTCCAAACTTTATCAAACTTGTCTATAATGTAAGGCAGTTGGGGGGCTGTTTCTCCAAAGTTGCATGTGTCATTCTTGTATCCTTAAAGTAAAACatacaaccttttttttttttttttaaatttgtttcaCCAAGGAGAGAGTAATCAACAAGTTTAGCTGTCAACTCCTAATTTTGCGAGCAGTAATCTCAATCCTTCATCCAATTGAAATTACAATTAAACTCACCGCAACTCTTCATCCAAATATGTAATTTCCAGTGCACCACGGGCTCTGTCAGGTGCCTTAACAGGAATCTGTATATCATGGTGGCATAAGTCAATCTTAAGCGTAAGCTTCATAAGATATCTACATTTTCTCAAGAATAGAACTCACAGATCAGTATATGTATATAACAAACATAAAAGAACAAAGAGTGAACAAGACAGGACAGGTTCTGTTTGCTGAACTTATGTGTGATCCTAAATTTCTTTAGGTTATACTAGGGAATGGTTTGTGCATATGCTGGCCAGTGATAAATAGCAGATCTTATGGTTTCCAAGTCTTTTTTTCCCATCTCACTACATAAATTCTTCATCTTTGCTTCAGATGAGAGACTCAAACCTTCAGATTAAATAAAATCCTGAATATTCAGGAACCCACATCTAAATTTTGAGTTGCATAGACGTCCACTTTCCATTCTTCTAACTAATGGATATATGCGCAAGACAAACTCAATAAAAAAATCTTTCTTTTGATTGTCCCTTTTTCTCTAGCATGTTCATCTTGTACTAGGATGAGTTTTGGTGGCAGATATATGTTTCTGCATTTGATAAAGGGAACTTAATTGCCGTTCGTGAGTATATGAACAACAGAAAGAATAAGTTTCTATATTATTGAAGAAATTAATCTAAAATCATCCTGATGCTTCCAAATTCGTACCTTAGACATGTTCAATGCCGAGGGCAGTCCAAGACTTACTCTGAAGAAACTAAAACAGAGCAAGGaggaaatttaaaatttttggGGGGTGCTAGTCCAATATCGTTCCTCCTCCCCATCATCATTGACTAGTGCCATATCAGGTGCCTTTGAATTTTGCACAATTGGTTTTACACAACATATGGCATGATTGGCATGTTCACACCGACTGACCTTTGTTTCCATTTGAAACTCGATCTTTTTGCATATTATTAAATGAATGTGAGAACCTTAAGCATTGTTCAGGGGACAACATGACCACTTCCTACTTTGTTAAGGACTGAATGATTATTATTTGTAGCTCAATGGTCCAACCAACCTTTCCCTGGGACCAAAATCTTACCATTCAACATATCAATAAAAAACTTACCAGGCCTGCAATCTTGAAATAGTCGAATTTTACAGCCACTTTTCTTGCATTCAGAGGTGTTAGATCGGCTGTTACCTACAGataaaaattttaaatgaaaTATCAGCATAATATAGGTCAAATTTTGCACGGATATACACATCAGTTCACTAGTACTTCCGCTTATTTTTCCTTTGGAGGTGTAGTATGTATCACATGTTCCCCTAAAGTCTGAACAAATATTAAGATTCAATTACACTTTGCACAGCTGTCCCTTGAGTCAGATTTCACCTTGGTGGATGAAGTATAAATTTGACTAATTTATAGCAAAACACTTTAAAATTTTACACAAGTCAGACAGAGTACCCGCACATGACAAACATTTTAATGAACAACAATATATTCCTCCAtgaaaaaacacacacacacacacacacatgacaCACAGTAGCTGCAATATCACCACCGGAGGGATACTGCACACACCTGCTACATCATCCCTTTACAGTTTAGCTGATGTTACGTTTTGGTTAGCTATATCGTCGCTGATCTAGTTGAGTTAATGTAGATACTAGATACTAACTGGAAGTTTAATAGCAATAGAATGCTTGATCTGATGCAATCGAAGGCATCAACAACCAAAGTGAAATTACATTCAACTACAGAGGCGCAAAGGCAGTTGTCCACTATTTAATTAGAGTCAAAAATTAAGTTTAGCACTGACAACCAAAATGCTCAGGAAAACCTAAAGCCTCAAACCAATATCTATAACTCCGAATCTTCTACATGTTGTACCCTAGCACATGACTAATGAGTCATGACTCATGACTGATGAGTCACCAACCAAGGAGTAATTATCGTTCATATAGATTtgattacaaatagtcatgaaTACTCTTCAAAGAATTTGGTTGTAATACTGGTTTTGAAGAGGAATAAGAATGGTTTAGCAGGAATAGAGAGATCGTGTTCAAAATTTTACGTAAGGCTAGTAACAGAGTGGAATATAAACGAAACATTAATGCTTCTATTCACAATTATGGTTCATTAAAAGTTCAAAACAAAGTTAAACATGACAGTACAAAATGAACAGAATAAACCTGATTGAAAGTTGGCCAAGACTCCATATTTTGGGCCCTGAGAGTGTCCACATTGATTGCTTGGTAGTTTACTCTCGATCTTAAAAACTTGGGTCTCTGTCATGATATTACATATCAGTGAATGCAATACATAGGAGCTAATTAAAACTGGCAGCTTCAGACAGGGGTTGGAAAGCCAATACAACATTTCTTTGTTAGAGAAaaactaccaaaaaaaaacGTGGCATGGATACATAATTTTTTAATGGACTTCTGGTTTTTTGACTGTTTCAACACTGGTTTTGAGACTGTTGAACATCCATTAATTCCCAACAAAAAAGGGTTTGCATGATAGCTGATATATAGATACAAATAGTATACTCATACATATCTACATATGTATTTGCACTTTATCCAGAAAGTGAAATGTCGAGTCATCTGACAAATCTTAACAGTTAACTTCTCAAAAAACACTCACTATACAGGCTTCTGCAAAGATCCTATAAATAATAAATTAGGGGTCATGATTGTAAGTAGCTAGCATGCATGCTACTTATTCCCTTATGGGAAAAGAGGCTGCTACCTGAATTGTGCAGTGAACAAGTAAGAAGTCTGCTACCTCACCCTCTATGGAAAGTCTCAAGTGGCAATGCAAATTGCAAAGTTTTGAGACTATCTGATCTCATCAGGATGCTCTTTAACTGTTAAACTGGCAACAACTTAATTGCCAATGAGACTTTTACAAGTAGAAATGGAAAAGAAACAATTGCCTGAGTCCAACATAGATTGAAACGCCAACAAAAGGAACTTCTCAACAGCAAGGAGAATTTTGTCATATATAGGAAGTACTTGAGTAGTAACCAAATGATGTGGCTTATTTTAAGAGATGAAGTTATAGTCATTTACTTCAAAATATTTCTCAATGTAATAGGATTTTTGTGAAATCCCCTTAATAAGGGTTGTTAACTAGCATATAATCAAGATTCCATTAAAGCCAGAACGTCAACTTATAATATGACGGCATATTGTCTTGACAGAGTTCCGACATTTGACAGGCATATATCAACAGTAAAGgggaaattaaaatttaaagtaaacaaaatgaaaatttcACTTCACCCCAGTTTGGAGAATAGATTTTGAAGTAGTATAGAGAAGCTCCCATTTTCCATCGAGTAGACCAGATTTGAGTGGCTCCTTTACTGGAGTAACTGCTTCAAGTTTGCGTGCAATCTATTTAGAAATAAATTCCAAGAAACACAATAAAAAGATGCACATAGACATCAGAAACTAATGTCCTTCAGTCCTTTAGTAAAACACAAATGACATATT encodes the following:
- the LOC133745700 gene encoding probable plastid-lipid-associated protein 4, chloroplastic: MNLSMALSSSWSPTLLTTTQSSSPPKLVDSHSPLTSLAFPSKPTTTTHTIVPALSHKWRARISFFPAFLSKGKDAKTLKEELLDAIASLDRGADATPEDQQAVDQIARKLEAVTPVKEPLKSGLLDGKWELLYTTSKSILQTGRPKFLRSRVNYQAINVDTLRAQNMESWPTFNQVTADLTPLNARKVAVKFDYFKIAGLIPVKAPDRARGALEITYLDEELRVSRGDKGNLFILKLVDPSYQVPV